The Tardiphaga alba genome includes a window with the following:
- the nuoN gene encoding NADH-quinone oxidoreductase subunit NuoN, with protein MTITTAGYSLLPVLPELILAVGAMVLLMIGAFNGPKVTGLVTALAICLLIVTGVAEIMLPAGKLVTFGGSFIVDDYARFLKVLALIASAATLLLSREFLEHDTRRIFEYPILVLLSTIGMMVLISAGDLIMLYLGLELMSLALYVVAASNRDNAKSTEAGLKYFVLGALSSGMLLYGASMVYGFTGTVNLAGIAAEAKTGSIGLVFGLVFLLAGLCFKVSAVPFHMWTPDVYEGAPTPVTAFFASAPKVAALAVFTRVALTAFPGIMVQWQQIVVFVSLASMVLGSFAAIGQTNIKRLMAYSSIGHMGFALVGLAPGTQEGAQGVLVYIAIYVAMTLGSFAIILTMKRDGKPVETIADFAGLSRTNPVVAFFFAMFLFSLAGVPPLAGFFGKFYVFMAAIKSGLFVLAVVGVLASVVGAFYYLRIVKLMYFDEPKGALDPMRVELRTVLAVTGVFNILFFVYPAPLVSAAQLAAKSLF; from the coding sequence ATGACCATTACGACCGCTGGATATTCACTACTGCCCGTGCTGCCGGAACTGATCCTGGCAGTGGGCGCGATGGTGCTTTTGATGATCGGCGCCTTCAACGGGCCGAAGGTGACGGGGCTGGTGACAGCTCTCGCCATCTGCCTGTTGATCGTCACCGGCGTCGCCGAGATCATGCTGCCCGCGGGCAAGCTGGTCACCTTCGGCGGCAGCTTCATCGTCGATGACTATGCACGCTTCCTGAAAGTCCTCGCGCTGATCGCTTCCGCCGCCACGCTGCTGCTGTCGCGCGAATTCCTCGAGCACGACACCCGCCGCATCTTCGAATATCCGATCCTGGTTCTGCTTTCGACCATCGGCATGATGGTGCTCATCTCGGCCGGCGACCTGATCATGCTGTATCTCGGCCTCGAACTGATGAGCCTCGCGCTCTATGTCGTCGCCGCCTCGAACCGCGACAATGCAAAATCCACCGAAGCCGGCCTGAAGTATTTCGTGCTCGGCGCGCTGTCGTCGGGCATGCTGCTCTATGGCGCCTCGATGGTCTATGGCTTCACCGGCACCGTGAATCTGGCCGGCATCGCTGCCGAAGCCAAGACCGGCAGTATCGGTCTCGTGTTTGGTCTCGTGTTCCTGCTCGCCGGTCTCTGCTTCAAGGTCTCGGCCGTGCCGTTCCACATGTGGACGCCGGACGTCTATGAGGGCGCTCCAACGCCGGTCACTGCGTTCTTCGCCTCGGCCCCGAAGGTCGCAGCACTTGCCGTGTTCACCCGCGTCGCGCTCACCGCATTCCCCGGGATCATGGTGCAGTGGCAGCAGATCGTGGTGTTCGTGTCGCTGGCGTCGATGGTGCTCGGCTCGTTCGCCGCCATCGGCCAGACCAACATCAAGCGCCTGATGGCCTACTCGTCGATCGGCCATATGGGCTTTGCCCTGGTCGGTCTCGCACCGGGTACGCAAGAGGGCGCGCAGGGCGTGCTGGTCTATATCGCCATCTATGTCGCGATGACCCTCGGTTCGTTCGCCATCATCCTGACCATGAAGCGCGACGGCAAGCCGGTTGAGACGATCGCGGACTTCGCCGGTCTGTCGCGCACCAATCCGGTCGTGGCGTTCTTCTTCGCGATGTTCCTGTTCTCGCTGGCCGGCGTGCCGCCGCTCGCGGGCTTCTTCGGCAAGTTCTACGTGTTCATGGCCGCCATCAAGTCGGGTCTGTTCGTGCTCGCCGTGGTTGGTGTGCTCGCTTCGGTCGTCGGTGCGTTCTACTATCTGCGCATCGTCAAACTGATGTATTTCGATGAGCCCAAGGGCGCGCTCGATCCGATGCGCGTGGAACTGCGCACCGTTCTGGCCGTGACCGGCGTGTTCAACATCCTGTTCTTCGTCTATCCGGCTCCGCTGGTCAGCGCAGCACAGCTGGCAGCGAAGTCGCTGTTCTAG
- a CDS encoding biotin--[acetyl-CoA-carboxylase] ligase, which produces MAFALGPRALAAGTTLAAFDSLGSTNAEAMDRARAGGRGPMWFVTTEQTAGRGRRHRPWSAPRGNLASSILEVMDLAPAQAATLGFAAGLALEAALQRVSLEARMRAPDADAMEFRLKWPNDVLAGKAKLSGILLEAEAVPSGLAVVVGIGTNVVAHPEDTPYPATSLRKLGLDVDAEGLFTALSDAWAEYRAIWDNGRGFGAIRAKWLDRAAGLGDPVSVQAGNSTLSGIFDTIDDAGCLIVATADGRRVPISAGDVHFGSAASARTGQ; this is translated from the coding sequence GTGGCGTTCGCCCTCGGGCCACGTGCATTGGCGGCGGGCACCACGCTCGCCGCCTTTGACAGTTTAGGGTCCACCAATGCCGAAGCCATGGACCGAGCCCGCGCAGGCGGGCGCGGTCCGATGTGGTTCGTAACGACAGAGCAGACCGCGGGCAGGGGACGCCGCCATCGTCCATGGAGCGCGCCGCGTGGCAATCTCGCAAGCAGCATTCTCGAAGTGATGGATCTGGCGCCGGCCCAGGCCGCGACCCTCGGCTTCGCCGCCGGCCTCGCGCTGGAAGCCGCCCTGCAGCGCGTCAGCCTGGAAGCGCGCATGCGCGCGCCTGACGCGGACGCGATGGAATTCCGGCTGAAATGGCCGAATGACGTGCTGGCCGGAAAGGCCAAGCTGTCCGGTATTTTGCTCGAAGCCGAGGCGGTTCCATCCGGTCTCGCCGTGGTGGTCGGCATCGGCACCAATGTGGTGGCGCATCCGGAAGACACGCCATATCCCGCAACTTCGCTGCGAAAACTCGGCCTCGATGTCGATGCCGAGGGGCTTTTCACCGCGCTTTCGGACGCATGGGCGGAATATCGCGCCATCTGGGACAATGGGCGCGGTTTTGGCGCCATCCGGGCCAAATGGCTGGATCGTGCCGCTGGACTCGGCGATCCCGTGTCCGTACAGGCTGGAAACTCCACACTTTCTGGAATCTTCGATACGATTGACGACGCCGGTTGTCTGATCGTCGCGACTGCAGATGGCCGGCGCGTGCCGATCTCGGCGGGCGACGTTCACTTCGGCTCCGCGGCGTCGGCAAGGACTGGACAATGA
- a CDS encoding ribonuclease J produces the protein MTRPDELTFSPLGGVGQIGMNLSIYGLGNRHQRSWLAIDLGVYFGDEEHLPGIDLVMPDITFLEKQKKNLVGLVLTHAHEDHFGAIIDLWPKLQCPIYATKFSASLFEAKCAAERGAPKIPVTVVESGSRFNVGPFEVEMIPVAHSIPESHAIALHTPVGTVLHTGDWKIDPTPIIGKPTDEKRLRELGDEGVLAIIGDSTNAVRDGRSPSEMEVAATLTKLVMASKGRVAVTTFASNVARVRAVAEAAQAAGREVVLVGRAMERVVQVARECGYLDGLPAFRNADYYGHFPPDKVLALCTGSQGESRAALARIANDDHPLVTLNKGDTVIFSSRTIPGNEKAVGTIINGLVTQGIEVITDRDALVHVSGHPRRDELRDMISWVRPELLIPVHGEALHLSEHAKLARACGVPKVMIVKTGDLVKLGPGDSAVIDELPSGRLFKDGAILESEKSRAVTERRRLGFAGCAMVALAINSKGDLLDDPAVDLIGIPERNSSGQLLDDIVYDIVLEVVENLPKARKRDPDAMAESVRRAVRSTLAEHWGKKTICYVQVLTVDQ, from the coding sequence ATGACACGACCCGACGAATTGACATTCTCGCCGCTCGGCGGCGTCGGCCAGATCGGCATGAACCTGTCGATCTATGGCCTCGGCAACCGGCATCAGCGTAGCTGGCTGGCGATCGATCTCGGCGTCTATTTCGGCGACGAAGAACATCTGCCCGGCATCGACCTGGTGATGCCCGACATCACGTTTCTGGAAAAGCAGAAGAAGAACCTCGTCGGTCTCGTGCTGACGCATGCCCATGAGGATCACTTCGGCGCCATCATCGATCTCTGGCCGAAGCTGCAATGCCCGATCTATGCGACAAAATTCTCGGCGTCGCTGTTCGAGGCGAAATGCGCGGCCGAGCGTGGCGCGCCGAAAATCCCGGTTACCGTTGTCGAGTCCGGCTCGCGTTTCAATGTCGGCCCGTTCGAAGTCGAGATGATCCCGGTCGCGCATTCGATCCCGGAATCCCACGCCATCGCGTTGCATACGCCCGTCGGCACCGTGCTGCATACCGGCGACTGGAAAATCGATCCGACCCCGATCATCGGCAAGCCCACCGACGAGAAGCGTCTCCGCGAACTCGGCGACGAGGGCGTGCTGGCGATCATCGGTGACTCCACGAACGCCGTTCGCGATGGTCGCTCACCATCCGAAATGGAAGTCGCCGCGACACTGACAAAACTGGTGATGGCGTCCAAAGGCCGCGTGGCCGTCACGACCTTCGCGTCGAACGTCGCCCGCGTGCGCGCCGTCGCCGAAGCTGCGCAGGCCGCAGGCCGCGAAGTCGTCCTCGTCGGCCGCGCCATGGAACGTGTCGTGCAGGTGGCGCGTGAATGTGGCTATCTCGACGGCCTGCCGGCCTTCCGCAACGCCGACTATTACGGACACTTCCCGCCGGACAAGGTTCTGGCGCTGTGCACTGGCAGCCAGGGCGAAAGCCGTGCAGCACTGGCGCGCATCGCCAATGACGATCATCCGCTGGTGACGCTCAACAAGGGCGACACCGTGATCTTCTCGTCGCGCACCATTCCCGGCAACGAGAAGGCCGTGGGCACCATTATCAATGGTCTCGTCACCCAAGGCATCGAAGTCATCACCGACCGTGACGCGCTGGTGCACGTCTCCGGCCATCCGCGCCGCGACGAATTGCGCGACATGATTTCCTGGGTGCGCCCGGAATTGCTGATCCCGGTTCACGGTGAGGCGTTGCATCTGAGCGAACACGCCAAGCTCGCGCGTGCCTGCGGCGTGCCGAAGGTGATGATCGTCAAGACAGGCGACCTCGTGAAGCTCGGCCCCGGAGATTCCGCCGTGATCGACGAATTGCCGTCGGGCCGATTGTTCAAGGACGGCGCGATCCTCGAAAGCGAGAAGTCGCGCGCCGTCACCGAACGCCGTCGTCTCGGCTTCGCCGGCTGCGCCATGGTTGCACTGGCCATCAACAGCAAGGGCGATCTGCTCGATGATCCCGCAGTCGATCTGATCGGCATTCCCGAACGCAACAGCTCCGGTCAGCTGCTCGACGATATCGTCTACGACATCGTGCTCGAAGTGGTGGAGAACCTCCCCAAGGCGCGCAAGCGTGATCCCGATGCGATGGCGGAGTCGGTGCGGCGAGCTGTCCGCTCAACGCTGGCCGAGCATTGGGGTAAGAAGACCATCTGCTATGTGCAGGTCCTGACAGTCGATCAGTAA
- a CDS encoding NADH-quinone oxidoreductase subunit M, whose protein sequence is MSGSVMTWPILSVTTFLPVVGAILVYLMARGRDEAADRNAKWIALWTTIITFAVSLIMVARYDGSNAGFQFVEKAPWLAATINYHMGVDGISFPFVILTTALMPFCILCSWKSVSKRVPEYMIAFLVLETLMIGTFSALDLVLFYLFFEGGLIPMFLIIGIWGGPRRVYASFKFFLYTFLGSVLMLLAIMALYWQAGTTDIPTLMQTAMPRNLQMWAWLAFFASFAVKMPMWPVHTWLPDAHVEAPTAGSVVLAAIMLKMGGYGFLRFSLPMFPDASLYFAPMVWTLSAIAIVYTSLVALMQEDIKKLIAYSSVAHMGYVTMGIFAGTQQGVAGAVFQMISHGIVSGALFLCVGVAYDRMHTREIAAYGGLVNRMPIYAMLFMVFTMANVGLPGTSGFVGEFLTLLGTFKVSIPTATVACAGVILSAAYALWLYRKVVFGEMTKPSLMGMKDMTVREGLLLVPLAILTILFGVYPKPVLDMSAASVDLVVKNYAAATAAVKAAALLH, encoded by the coding sequence ATGTCCGGCTCTGTCATGACCTGGCCGATCCTCTCGGTCACCACCTTCCTGCCGGTCGTCGGCGCCATCCTCGTTTATCTGATGGCCCGCGGCCGCGACGAGGCTGCCGATCGTAACGCCAAGTGGATCGCGCTCTGGACCACGATCATCACCTTCGCGGTGTCACTGATCATGGTGGCGCGCTACGACGGTTCGAATGCCGGCTTCCAGTTCGTCGAAAAGGCGCCCTGGCTGGCAGCGACCATCAACTACCACATGGGCGTTGACGGCATTTCGTTCCCGTTCGTGATCCTGACCACCGCCTTGATGCCGTTCTGCATCCTGTGCTCGTGGAAGTCGGTCTCGAAGCGGGTGCCGGAATACATGATAGCGTTCCTGGTTCTGGAAACGCTGATGATCGGCACCTTCTCGGCGCTCGATCTCGTGCTGTTCTATTTGTTCTTCGAAGGCGGCCTGATCCCGATGTTCCTCATCATCGGCATCTGGGGCGGCCCGCGCCGCGTCTATGCGTCTTTCAAGTTCTTCCTCTACACGTTCCTTGGCTCGGTGCTGATGCTGCTGGCCATCATGGCGCTGTACTGGCAGGCGGGGACCACCGACATCCCGACGCTGATGCAGACCGCGATGCCGCGTAACCTGCAGATGTGGGCATGGCTGGCTTTCTTCGCCTCGTTTGCGGTGAAGATGCCGATGTGGCCGGTGCACACCTGGCTGCCGGATGCCCACGTGGAAGCGCCGACTGCAGGCTCGGTCGTGCTGGCTGCGATCATGCTGAAGATGGGCGGCTACGGCTTCCTGCGCTTCTCGCTGCCGATGTTCCCGGATGCATCGCTGTATTTCGCGCCGATGGTGTGGACGCTCTCGGCCATCGCGATCGTCTACACCTCGCTCGTCGCGCTGATGCAGGAAGACATCAAGAAGCTGATCGCTTACTCGTCGGTCGCGCACATGGGCTATGTCACCATGGGCATCTTCGCCGGTACCCAGCAGGGTGTGGCCGGTGCGGTGTTCCAGATGATCTCGCACGGCATCGTGTCGGGCGCGCTGTTCCTCTGCGTCGGCGTTGCCTATGATCGCATGCACACCCGCGAGATCGCGGCCTATGGCGGTCTGGTCAACCGGATGCCGATCTACGCGATGCTGTTCATGGTGTTCACCATGGCCAATGTCGGTCTGCCCGGCACCTCGGGCTTCGTCGGCGAATTCCTGACGCTGCTCGGCACTTTCAAGGTCTCGATCCCGACCGCGACTGTCGCCTGCGCCGGCGTCATTCTCTCGGCGGCCTATGCGCTGTGGCTCTACCGCAAGGTGGTGTTCGGCGAGATGACCAAGCCGTCGCTGATGGGCATGAAGGACATGACCGTCCGCGAAGGCCTGCTGCTGGTGCCGCTCGCCATTCTCACCATTCTGTTCGGTGTCTATCCGAAGCCCGTCCTCGATATGTCGGCGGCCTCGGTTGATCTCGTCGTCAAGAATTATGCTGCCGCAACCGCTGCCGTGAAGGCCGCGGCACTGCTGCACTGA
- the proS gene encoding proline--tRNA ligase has translation MRLSRYFLPILKETPKEAEIVSHRLMLRAGMIRQEAAGIYAWLPLGLRVLKKIQAIVTEEQNRAGAIELLMPTLQLADLWRESGRYDAYGPEMLRITDRHKRELLYGPTNEEMITEIFRGYVKSYKSLPLNLYHIQWKFRDEQRPRFGVMRGREFLMKDGYSFDIDEAAAKHSYNQMFVAYLRTFARMGLKAIPMRAETGPIGGDHSHEFIVLAETGESGVFCDKNVLDLPIPPADVDYKGDLSAIINQWTSIYAATEDVHDAARFESEVPEERRLNTRGIEVGQIFYFGTKYSEAMEAKVAGPDGTEVAIHGGSYGVGVSRLLGAIIEACHDDNGIIWPEEVAPFRASILNLKQGSADTDAACEALYKELSAKGVDVLYDDTDQRAGGKFATADLIGVPWQILVGPKGLAEGKVELKKRSDGSRENISPAEVVAKLTS, from the coding sequence ATGCGATTGTCGCGCTATTTTCTCCCCATCCTCAAGGAAACGCCGAAGGAAGCGGAGATCGTTTCGCATCGCCTGATGCTGCGTGCCGGCATGATCCGCCAGGAGGCCGCCGGCATCTATGCCTGGCTGCCGCTCGGCCTACGCGTGCTGAAGAAGATCCAGGCGATCGTGACCGAGGAACAGAACCGGGCCGGCGCCATCGAACTTCTGATGCCGACGCTGCAGCTCGCCGATCTCTGGCGCGAAAGTGGGCGGTACGACGCTTACGGCCCGGAGATGCTGCGCATCACCGATCGGCACAAGCGCGAGCTGCTTTACGGGCCGACCAATGAGGAAATGATCACCGAGATCTTCCGCGGCTATGTGAAGTCCTACAAGAGCCTGCCGCTCAATCTTTATCACATCCAATGGAAGTTCCGCGACGAACAGCGCCCGCGTTTCGGCGTGATGCGCGGCCGCGAATTCCTGATGAAGGACGGCTACTCGTTCGACATCGATGAAGCCGCGGCGAAGCATTCCTACAATCAGATGTTCGTTGCCTATCTGCGCACCTTCGCCCGCATGGGCCTGAAGGCGATCCCGATGCGCGCCGAGACCGGCCCGATCGGCGGCGATCACAGCCACGAATTCATCGTACTCGCCGAGACCGGCGAATCCGGCGTGTTCTGCGACAAGAACGTGCTCGACCTGCCGATCCCGCCGGCCGATGTCGACTACAAGGGCGATCTTTCCGCCATCATCAATCAGTGGACGTCGATCTATGCGGCGACCGAAGACGTGCATGACGCCGCACGCTTCGAAAGCGAAGTGCCGGAAGAGCGCCGCCTCAATACCCGCGGTATCGAAGTCGGCCAGATTTTCTATTTCGGCACGAAGTATTCCGAAGCGATGGAAGCCAAGGTTGCCGGTCCCGATGGCACTGAGGTCGCCATCCATGGTGGCTCCTACGGCGTCGGCGTGTCGCGTCTGCTTGGCGCGATCATCGAGGCCTGCCACGACGACAACGGCATCATCTGGCCCGAGGAAGTGGCGCCGTTCCGCGCGTCGATCCTCAATCTCAAGCAGGGCTCGGCCGATACGGATGCGGCCTGCGAAGCGCTTTACAAGGAACTCTCGGCCAAGGGCGTTGACGTGCTCTATGACGACACCGACCAGCGCGCCGGCGGCAAGTTCGCCACCGCCGACCTGATCGGCGTGCCCTGGCAGATCCTTGTCGGCCCGAAGGGGCTGGCGGAAGGCAAGGTCGAGCTGAAGAAGCGCAGTGACGGATCGCGCGAAAATATCTCGCCGGCAGAGGTCGTCGCAAAGCTGACGTCCTGA
- the mce gene encoding methylmalonyl-CoA epimerase, translating to MLGRLNHVAIAVADAAKAAKIYGTAFGAEISDRVPLPEHGVYTVFATLPNTKIEFIEPLGENSTIAKFVERNPDGAIHHLCYEVPDIIAARDQLIKEGARVLGDGEPKIGAHGKPVLFLHPKDFSGALVEIEQS from the coding sequence ATGCTGGGCAGGCTCAATCACGTGGCGATCGCGGTTGCTGACGCGGCCAAGGCCGCCAAGATCTACGGCACCGCGTTCGGCGCCGAGATTTCCGACCGCGTGCCGCTGCCTGAACATGGCGTCTACACCGTGTTCGCGACGCTGCCGAACACCAAGATCGAATTCATCGAGCCGCTCGGCGAGAACTCGACCATCGCCAAATTCGTCGAGCGCAATCCTGACGGCGCCATTCATCATCTTTGCTACGAAGTGCCGGATATCATCGCGGCGCGCGATCAGCTGATCAAGGAAGGTGCGCGCGTGCTGGGCGATGGCGAGCCGAAGATCGGCGCCCATGGCAAGCCCGTGCTGTTCCTGCATCCGAAGGATTTCTCCGGCGCGTTGGTCGAAATCGAACAGTCCTGA
- a CDS encoding lipoprotein-releasing ABC transporter permease subunit: MSEPVRTPPFAAFEWLLSGRYLRARRKEGFISVIAGFSFVGIMLGVATLIIVMAVMNGFRKELLDKILGLNGHILVQPLERPLTDWKDVADRISGVNGIRLAAPVVDGQALGSSAFGASGVFVRGIRSADLNNLTSIAKNIKQGSLEGFDEGQGVAIGRRLADQLSIHAGDNITLVAPKGAVTPMGTTPRIKPYKVAAVFEIGMSEYDSTFVFMPLAEAQTYFNRNNDVTSIEVYTANPDKIDGYRKLVTESAGRPIFLVDWRQRNATFFNALQVERNVMFLILTLIVLVAALNIVSGLIMLVKDKGSDIAILRTMGASQGSIMRIFLITGAAIGVVGTLVGFVVGLLVCMNIEAIRQFISWMTSTELFSPELYFLSKLPAEIDIGETSAVVIMALTLSFLATLYPSWRAARLDPVDALRYE, from the coding sequence ATGAGCGAGCCAGTTCGAACCCCACCCTTTGCCGCCTTCGAATGGCTGCTGTCCGGACGCTATCTCCGTGCACGCCGCAAGGAAGGATTCATCTCGGTCATTGCCGGGTTCTCCTTCGTCGGCATCATGCTTGGCGTCGCGACGCTGATCATCGTCATGGCCGTCATGAACGGCTTCCGAAAGGAACTGCTCGACAAGATCCTTGGCCTGAACGGCCATATCCTCGTGCAGCCGCTCGAACGCCCGCTCACGGACTGGAAGGACGTCGCCGACCGGATCAGCGGCGTGAATGGCATCCGTCTCGCGGCGCCCGTGGTCGATGGCCAGGCGCTCGGCTCGTCGGCCTTCGGTGCATCCGGCGTCTTCGTCCGCGGTATTCGCTCTGCCGATCTGAACAATCTCACGTCGATCGCCAAGAACATCAAGCAGGGCTCGCTCGAAGGCTTCGATGAGGGGCAGGGTGTCGCCATCGGGCGCCGTCTTGCCGATCAACTCTCGATCCATGCCGGTGACAACATCACGCTGGTGGCCCCGAAGGGGGCCGTCACGCCGATGGGCACGACGCCGCGCATCAAGCCTTACAAGGTCGCAGCCGTCTTCGAGATCGGCATGTCCGAATACGACTCGACCTTCGTGTTCATGCCGCTCGCTGAAGCGCAGACCTATTTCAACCGCAACAACGACGTCACCTCGATCGAGGTCTACACCGCCAATCCCGACAAGATCGACGGGTATCGAAAACTCGTCACGGAGTCGGCGGGGCGGCCGATCTTCCTGGTGGACTGGCGGCAGCGTAACGCGACCTTCTTCAACGCGCTGCAGGTCGAACGCAACGTCATGTTCCTGATCCTCACGCTGATCGTGCTGGTGGCGGCGCTGAACATCGTCTCCGGCCTGATCATGCTGGTCAAAGACAAGGGCAGTGACATCGCCATCCTGCGCACCATGGGCGCGTCGCAAGGCTCGATCATGCGCATCTTCCTGATCACAGGCGCTGCGATCGGCGTGGTCGGTACATTGGTCGGTTTCGTCGTTGGCCTCTTGGTCTGCATGAATATCGAGGCGATACGGCAGTTCATTTCCTGGATGACCTCCACCGAGCTGTTCTCGCCGGAACTGTACTTCCTGTCCAAACTGCCGGCCGAAATCGATATCGGTGAAACCAGCGCGGTCGTCATCATGGCATTGACGCTGTCGTTCCTTGCAACGCTGTATCCGTCATGGCGCGCGGCGCGGCTCGATCCCGTCGATGCGCTGAGATACGAGTGA
- a CDS encoding DUF1467 family protein, producing MAYTISTALAIYFVIWWVTLFLTLPFGVRSQQEAGEGVEGTDPGAPVMARMGRKLIWTTLLSAVFFAAGMAANNAGYLNIERLSKLMGVPL from the coding sequence ATGGCCTATACGATCTCGACAGCGCTGGCGATCTACTTCGTGATCTGGTGGGTCACGCTGTTCCTGACGCTGCCTTTCGGCGTGCGCAGCCAGCAGGAAGCCGGCGAGGGCGTCGAAGGCACCGACCCCGGCGCGCCCGTGATGGCGCGGATGGGGCGTAAGCTGATCTGGACGACATTGCTGTCAGCCGTGTTTTTTGCCGCCGGCATGGCCGCAAACAATGCGGGCTATCTCAATATCGAGCGTCTATCGAAACTGATGGGCGTGCCGCTCTAG